Proteins from a single region of Oncorhynchus nerka isolate Pitt River linkage group LG18, Oner_Uvic_2.0, whole genome shotgun sequence:
- the dio3a gene encoding iodothyronine deiodinase 3a, translated as MNTVKAMKNAIVCLILLPRFFLAAIMLWFLDFHCVRKRVFPKMKEQEGNIVDPPVCISESNRMFSWESIKAVWHGHKLDFLKSAHLGYVAPNTEVVQLRDQRCNRILDYAKEKRPLILNFGSCTUPPFMTRLKAFQRVVQQYADISDSVVVYIEEAHPSDGWMSSDAPYQIPKHRCLEDRLSAAQIMNREVPGCLVVADSMDNSSNAAYGAYFDRLYILQDGKIVYQGGRGPEGYRISELRDWLDQYRQSVGNSRNVVIHV; from the coding sequence ATGAATACGGTCAAGGCTATGAAAAATGCAATTGTCTGTCTTATTTTACTGCCTCGCTTCTTCTTGGCAGCGATAATGCTGTGGTTTCTCGATTTTCATTGCGTAAGAAAGAGGGTCTTCCCCAAAATGAAGGAACAAGAAGGAAATATTGTCGACCCCCCCGTATGTATTTCCGAGTCTAATCGAATGTTCAGCTGGGAGTCAATCAAAGCCGTTTGGCATGGCCATAAACTGGACTTCTTAAAATCGGCGCACCTTGGATATGTAGCGCCCAACACTGAAGTTGTGCAGCTCCGCGACCAGAGATGCAACCGGATTCTTGACTATGCCAAAGAGAAGAGACCGCTCATTCTAAACTTTGGCAGCTGCACCTGACCACCGTTCATGACACGCTTGAAGGCGTTCCAGCGTGTTGTGCAGCAATACGCTGATATCTCAGACTCTGTCGTTGTGTACATAGAGGAAGCGCACCCGTCGGACGGATGGATGAGCTCTGACGCTCCCTACCAAATTCCCAAACACCGCTGTCTCGAGGATAGACTCAGTGCCGCTCAAATAATGAACCGTGAGGTCCCTGGGTGCCTTGTTGTCGCAGACAGCATGGATAACTCGTCCAACGCCGCATATGGAGCATATTTCGATAGACTTTACATACTTCAAGACGGAAAGATTGTCTACCAAGGAGGTAGAGGGCCGGAGGGATACCGCATCTCTGAGCTGAGAGACTGGCTAGATCAATACAGACAAAGTGTTGGAAATTCAAGAAATGTCGTTATTCATGTCTAG